A stretch of the Rosa rugosa chromosome 5, drRosRugo1.1, whole genome shotgun sequence genome encodes the following:
- the LOC133712307 gene encoding photosystem II reaction center proteins PsbY, chloroplastic → MAATMATTMAIMNAKCLSTTTNSSSKLIPNLKPITITKPISLLSIQNLPKGLTSSALAGAIFATISASEPALAAQQIAQIAEGDNRGLALLLPIIPAIAWVLFNIFQPALNQINRMVNKSVIIGLGLGGLAASGFVSTPEASANEMAMIGEAAAKAGDSRGQLLLIVVAPAILWVLYNILQPALNQLNKMRSE, encoded by the coding sequence ATGGCAGCAACAATGGCTACTACAATGGCAATAATGAACGCCAAGTGCTTAAGCACCACCACCAACTCCTCCTCCAAACTCATCCCCAACCTCAAGCCAATCACCATCACAAAACCTATCTCCCTCCTCTCCATCCAAAACCTTCCAAAGGGTCTAACCAGCTCAGCCCTAGCCGGAGCCATCTTCGCCACCATAAGCGCCTCCGAACCCGCCTTGGCTGCTCAGCAAATCGCTCAAATCGCCGAAGGCGACAACCGTGGCCTTGCCCTCCTCCTCCCCATCATTCCCGCCATCGCTTGGGTCCTCTTTAACATCTTCCAGCCGGCTCTCAACCAAATCAACCGCATGGTCAACAAGAGCGTCATCATTGGTCTAGGGCTTGGCGGTCTCGCCGCTTCGGGGTTCGTGTCCACTCCTGAAGCTTCTGCCAATGAAATGGCCATGATTGGTGAAGCAGCTGCAAAGGCCGGTGACAGCAGGGGACAGCTCCTCCTCATAGTGGTGGCTCCGGCTATTCTTTGGGTGCTCTACAACATTCTACAACCGGCTTTGAACCAGCTTAACAAGATGAGGTCAGAATGA
- the LOC133713081 gene encoding uncharacterized protein LOC133713081, giving the protein MTPTHRKTSTPTHMKTSTHPPKRRVTSKYITLLSSFLFLPVLYLFLHVKHNLHLTAIVDHSLPHHVQVPDIRIRSSYTSYKTYLQHQLNKTLNPKLRKVWTTRDWDRKIQVFSEIFTRLKQEKLLSNNSRALCIGARVGQEVQALKRIGVNDSIGMDLVPYPPLVVEGDFHSQPFQNETFDFEFSNVFDHALYPRKFVAEIERTLRPSGVCVLHVAISKRGDKYSANDLFSVRPLVEMFQRSELVYVRKVDGFGLDTEVVFRKREVKLIQQR; this is encoded by the coding sequence ATGACTCCCACACACAGGAAAACCAGTACTCCCACACACATGAAAACGAGCACTCATCCACCAAAACGACGAGTCACTTCCAAATACATAACGTTGCTCTcttccttcctcttcctccctgTCCTCTATCTCTTCCTTCACGTCAAGCACAACCTCCACCTCACCGCCATCGTCGACCACTCACTGCCGCACCACGTCCAAGTCCCCGACATCCGAATCCGCTCCAGTTACACCTCCTACAAGACCTACCTCCAGCACCAGCTCAACAAGACCCTCAACCCTAAACTCCGCAAAGTCTGGACCACCCGCGACTGGGACCGCAAAATCCAGGTCTTCTCCGAGATTTTCACtcggttgaagcaggaaaagcTCCTGTCAAATAACTCTCGGGCGTTGTGTATTGGCGCCCGAGTAGGGCAGGAGGTCCAGGCTCTGAAACGAATCGGGGTGAATGACTCGATCGGGATGGACCTCGTGCCCTACCCTCCCCTGGTTGTGGAGGGGGACTTTCACAGCCAGCCTTTTCAGAACGAGACGTTCGACTTCGAATTCTCTAACGTGTTCGACCACGCGCTGTACCCTAGGAAGTTCGTGGCGGAGATCGAACGGACGTTGAGGCCGAGCGGGGTGTGTGTGTTACACGTGGCGATATCGAAGCGGGGGGATAAGTACTCGGCCAACGACCTGTTCAGTGTGCGGCCATTGGTGGAGATGTTTCAGAGGTCCGAGTTGGTTTATGTCAGGAAGGTTGACGGGTTTGGGTTGGACACCGAGGTCGTCTTTCGGAAACGGGAAGTCAAACTCATCCAACAACGGTGA
- the LOC133709273 gene encoding uncharacterized protein LOC133709273 yields MDKNPSSASDDVTVFLDTSLDTHLAITVSGNDTVSDLKRKLENEHPLSFEEIKIRALKVDRRGTLYHLSDSMRVKCAVSGVDRECFLFADASIIEKRGEIQHGSRNFGSRICDNPLVSGADRPFDVLSKRLFSVDDSVPLLLEGKKNNIVDQNGSVDSGTETLKDLEMGIKHSDDDHCKTSFDESINGLEPKTQADRSRCSEGFRVPTAQEHNEDTSKEEISEAKSSASLGKASPSSKNRQQKAKQKSEETAHLKENDTPVYGFNEEQSRIDIVPPEDSLGNEGGDVPCDTVVVNRTTTEEPPRASASNMDNRSDSGLHRNNDTYKETEVSGKHTDIRLDTFMHCNTAVEDASQSQTVSKKKRKFENITDLEDSLKENNVLICDSNKEASQQDASQSWTASKKRRKFEKVTDLEDLIKENNVLICDSNKEASQPEITSELSAGKTASTTLDGSLAETTDLLTNSSRGKKNKKKKKASNPLHQVVDAAPSGNGDMEERSMVASAGINNKNSSGEDVAPISRLGPKEDNCASIRELQENRKAPSSLDFNKATEEKPEGHPPLVVKAPSENGTSSAERVREKREPSQTNDSEAMLSESQGKTDGNNAKLIVTSELLDTNEPVTPSKKKRKKRKTKDSVGAEHIVDSQCDISLAEPHEDVHGQQDSDKAKNEESNFSQKNGKDVSEKDTESCHLVMEPVTPSKKKKKKRKTKDSTGAEHIVDSQCDISLAEPHEAVHGEQDSDKAKNEESNFSQKNGKDISEKDTKSCHLVMEADKCDGNEVETSQQVGKTPANAESTKKKSKRKHDAMTKDLQKLEAEEKSASHQDPALTTDNRTEAVASKRKKSKLAKTTLIDQSNAKCLESGSEYGVQIGSLHACSNFMSESTKLPSHAQEHIAGMSLKPNLSGNHEEVSCEGEEINFHKYMVPSQSKNEVVASGEVHAEEVTKSKKADNKQKPKKNRKAVDSSGCSWDLQSPLKSHDNQGIGEKSEASKSSSIQPHGSISNVDGVVPQPEEIVPKKTGTKAQSSDASGKINSIPKVAGKRSLANGSGANSITEKKNEAVAISSSKTEKSNNKDQKKPVKKHQSGVSQNVVASGKASGNDDGEVLNSSKGKKSSATPLAPEYRNKSSEGKDGFVDSGASTTSSDYSLSSESDYSDGESNAGSCASSGKKNTGTSGYSSIKGKLTRRLKNDEIFLNSSVYKKAKLAASQSQLEEDSQAPEFVPDSQPAF; encoded by the exons ATGGACAAGAACCCGAGCTCCGCCTCGGATGACGTCACTGTGTTCCTAGACACGAGCCTTGACACCCACTTGGCCATCACCGTCTCCGGCAACGACACCGTTTCCGACCTCAAAA GAAAATTGGAAAATGAGCATCCGTTGAGCTTCGAAGAAATCAAAATTCGAGCTTTGAAG GTGGACCGGAGGGGAACCTTGTATCACCTCTCGGATTCAATGCGTGTTAAATGTGCTGTCAGTGGCGTCGACAGGGAGTGTTTTCTTTTTGCTGATGCTTCTATTATAGAGAAGAGGGGTGAAATTCAGCATGGTTCCCGCAATTTTGGTTCTCGAATTTGTGATAATCCTTTGGTTAGTGGGGCTGATCGTCCTTTTGATGTTCTTAGCAAAAGGTTGTTCAGTGTTGATGATTCGGTACCATTGCTACTAGAGGGCAAGAAGAATAATATTGTAGACCAGAATGGTTCAGTGGATTCTGGTACAGAAACTTTAAAAGATTTGGAGATGGGAATCAAGCATTCTGATGATGATCATTGCAAAACTTCATTTGATGAGTCAATCAATGGGCTAGAACCTAAAACACAGGCGGATCGCAGCCGATGTAGTGAGGGGTTTAGAGTTCCCACAGCACAAGAACACAATGAAGATACCTCAAAGGAAGAAATAAGTGAGGCCAAAAGCAGCGCATCTTTGGGAAAAGCTTCACCTTCTTCAAAGAATAGACAACAGAAGGCTAAGCAAAAAAGTGAAGAGACAGCACATCTGAAAGAAAATGACACTCCAGTTTATGGATTCAATGAAGAACAGTCGCGGATAGATATTGTACCTCCAGAAGACTCATTAGGAAATGAGGGTGGAGATGTTCCCTGTGATACGGTGGTAGTAAACAGAACTACTACAGAAGAACCTCCCAGGGCTTCAGCTTCTAATATGGATAACAGGTCAGATTCTGGACTTCATAGGAACAATGATACATACAAAGAAACTGAAGTTTCAGGAAAACACACTGACATTAGATTGGATACATTTATGCACTGCAATACAGCAGTAGAAGATGCTTCACAATCTCAGACTGTTTCAAAGAAAAAGCGCAAGTTTGAAAACATAACTGATCTTGAAGATTCGTTGAAAGAAAACAATGTCTTGATTTGTGATTCTAATAAAGAGGCTTCCCAACAAGATGCTTCTCAATCTTGGACTGCTTCAAAGAAAAGGCGCAAGTTTGAAAAAGTAACTGATCTTGAAGATTTGATCAAAGAAAACAATGTCTTGATTTGTGATTCTAATAAAGAGGCTTCCCAACCAGAAATTACATCTGAACTCTCTGCAGGGAAAACTGCAAGTACTACCTTAGATGGTTCACTTGCTGAAACCACAGATTTGTTGACAAACAGTTCCAGgggaaagaagaacaaaaagaaaaagaaagcatCGAATCCTCTGCACCAAGTAGTTGATGCAGCTCCTTCTGGAAACGGTGATATGGAAGAGAGATCTATGGTTGCTTCTGCAggaattaataataaaaattcaagTGGAGAAGATGTAGCACCTATCAGTAGACTAGGTCCGAAGGAAGATAACTGCGCTTCTATCCGAGAGTTGCAGGAAAATCGTAAAGCACCCTCTTCACTTG ATTTTAATAAAGCTACTGAAGAAAAACCAGAAGGTCATCCTCCCCTTGTTGTCAAAGCTCCTAGTGAAAATGGAACAAGTTCAGCTGAAAGAGTtcgagagaagagagaaccatCACAGACAAATGACTCGGAAGCAATGCTGTCTGAAAGCCAGGGTAAAACAGATGGGAACAATGCAAAACTAATTGTGACATCTGAATTATTGGATACTAATGAACCTGTCACCCCTAgtaagaagaaaaggaagaaaaggaagacCAAGGATTCCGTCGGTGCAGAACACATTGTAGATTCTCAGTGTGATATTTCATTGGCTGAACCTCATGAAGATGTACATGGTCAACAGGATAGTGATAAAGCTAAGAACGAGGAGAGTAATTTTTCTCAGAAAAATGGGAAAGACGTATCAGAAAAGGATACAGAGAGTTGCCATTTAGTTATGGAACCTGTCACCCCTagtaagaagaaaaagaagaaaaggaagaccAAGGATTCCACCGGTGCAGAACACATTGTAGATTCTCAGTGTGATATTTCATTGGCTGAACCTCATGAAGCTGTACATGGTGAACAGGACAGTGATAAAGCTAAGAACGAGGAGAGTAATTTTTCTCAGAAAAATGGGAAAGACATATCAGAAAAGGATACAAAGAGTTGCCATTTAGTTATGGAAGCTGATAAGTGTGAtggcaatgaggttgaaacgtcACAGCAAGTTGGCAAAACTCCAGCAAATGCAGAGAGTACGAAAAAGAAATCGAAGAGGAAACATGATGCCATGACAAAAGATCTCCAGAAGTTGGAAGCAGAAGAGAAGAGTGCTAGTCACCAGGATCCTGCTCTAACAACTGATAATAGAACTGAGGCAGTAGCcagcaaaagaaagaaaagtaagCTGGCAAAAACAACTCTGATCGATCAGTCAAATGCAAAATGTCTGGAATCTGGTAGCGAGTATGGAGTTCAAATTGGTAGTCTCCATGCTTGCTCAAATTTCATGTCTGAGTCTACTAAACTTCCTTCCCATGCACAAGAACACATTGCTGGGATGTCTCTCAAACCTAATCTTTCTGGCAACCATGAGGAGGTTTCTTGTGAAGGAGAAGAGATTAACTTTCATAAATATATGGTGCCTAGCCAAAGCAAGAATGAAGTTGTTGCTTCTGGTGAAGTACATGCTGAAGAGGTGACGAAATCAAAAAAAGCGGATAACAAGCAGAAGCCTAAAAAGAACCGCAAAGCGGTTGATTCAAGTGGCTGCTCATGGGATCTGCAAAGTCCACTCAAGTCGCATGATAACCAAGGGATTGGTGAAAAGTCTGAAGCTAGCAAATCTAGCTCCATACAACCGCATGGATCAATATCTAATGTTGATGGTGTTGTGCCTCAGCCCGAGGAAATTGTTCCCAAGAAAACTGGGACTAAAGCCCAATCATCTGATGCATCTGGTAAAATAAATTCCATTCCCAAGGTAGCTGGAAAGCGCAGTCTTGCCAATGGTTCTGGGGCCAATAGTATTACCGAGAAAAAGAATGAAGCTGTTGCTATATCAAGTTCTAAGACggaaaaatcaaacaataaagaCCAAAAGAAACCAGTTAAGAAGCACCAATCAGGTGTGAGTCAGAATGTTGTGGCCAGTGGAAAAGCTTCTGGTAATGATGATGGGGAAGTGTTGAATAGCTCAAAAGGCAAGAAGAGCTCAGCGACACCGTTGGCCCCTGAGTACAGGAATAAAAGTTCTGAAGGCAAAGATGGATTTGTTGATTCGGGTGCCAGCACCACCTCGTCTGATTACTCATTGTCCTCTGAATCTGACTACTCAGATGGTGAAAGCAATGCAG GATCTTGTGCCTCATCAGGGAAGAAGAATACAGGGACAAGCGG TTATTCTAGCATAAAGGGTAAACTGACAAGAAGGCTAAAAAACGATGAGATTTTTCTAAATTCAAGCGTCTACAAGAAGGCCAAACTTGCCGCATCTCAATCACAACTCGAAGAAGACAGCCAGGCTCCTGAATTTGTTCCAGACAGTCAGCCTGCCTTCTAG
- the LOC133710645 gene encoding very-long-chain 3-oxoacyl-CoA reductase 1-like, whose product MECCILGHLKTQPWWVLALFSIGSLSILRFSVSVLNWVFVNFLRPAKNLKKYGSWALVTGPTDGIGRGFAFQLARKGLNLVLVGRSPSKLKDVSDAILAKYGKTQIKTVVVDFSGDLDDGVKRIQESIEGLDLGVLINNVGISYPYARYFHEVDEELLRNLIKINVEGTTKVTHAVLPGMLQRKRGAIVNIGSGAAGVIPSDPLYAVYAATKAYIDQFSRCLHVEYQKKGIDVQCQVPLYVATKMASIKRSSFFVPSTDGYARAALGRIGYEPRCTPYWPHTLIWSFVYLLPESIVDAYRLRFNLGIRKRGQLKDSRKKD is encoded by the exons ATGGAGTGCTGTATACTCGGGCACCTCAAGACTCAGCCTTGGTGGGTTTTGGCTCTGTTCTCTATTGGTTCCTTGTCCATTCTCAGGTTCTCAGTCTCTGTACTCAACTGGGTCTTCGTCAATTTCCTCAGACCCGCCAAGAATCTCAAAAAGTACGGATCTTGGGCACTCGTCACCGGGCCCACCGACGGCATTGGCAGAGGCTTTGCTTTTCAGTTGGCTCGCAAAGGGCTCAATCTGGTGTTGGTGGGCCGGAGCCCCAGTAAGCTGAAGGACGTCTCCGATGCGATTCTGGCCAAGTACGGCAAGACCCAGATCAAGACCGTCGTCGTTGACTTCAGCGGCGACCTGGACGACGGCGTGAAGAGGATTCAAGAGAGCATTGAGGGTTTGGATTTGGGGGTCTTGATCAACAACGTTGGGATTTCGTATCCTTATGCCAGGTACTTTCATGAGGTGGATGAGGAGTTGTTGCGGAACTTGATTAAGATAAACGTTGAAGGGACCACTAAGGTTACGCATGCTGTCTTGCCGGGAATGTTGCAGAGGAAGAGAGGAGCTATTGTCAATATTGGGTCCGGTGCCGCCGGGGTTATCCCCTCCGATCCTCTCTATGCTGTTTACGCAGCTACCAAAGC GTATATTGATCAGTTCTCTAGGTGCCTTCATGTGGAGTACCAAAAGAAGGGGATTGATGTCCAGTGTCAG GTTCCATTGTATGTGGCAACAAAGATGGCATCTATCAAGAGATCTTCCTTCTTTGTACCATCAACTGATGGTTATGCGCGGGCAGCTTTAGGCAGGATAGGCTACGAACCTCGTTGCACTCCTTACTGGCCCCATACTCTTATTTGGAGTTTCGTATACTTGCTCCCGGAGTCCATTGTTGATGCATATCGACTTCGATTTAACTTAGGCATCCGAAAAAGGGGACAACTCAAAGATTCAAGGAAGAAGGATTAG
- the LOC133712693 gene encoding very-long-chain 3-oxoacyl-CoA reductase 1-like, with protein sequence MELQEFFIVLAITIGLVSVCISLINFARWIWVMFLRPSKKLKEYGSWAIITGSAQGIGKALAFEMASKGLNIFLVDKNHSTLEATSNELSEKHGWRVEIKSIVMDLAKLSGEEIAKTIEEGTKGLDVGILVNNAGMCYPYPRFFHEVDSELMENIMKVNMEAATWMTKAVLPGMLKKKKGAIVNIGSASTEIAPSFPLYTLYATTKAYLKLFSRCISLEYKQHGIDIQCQVPVFVATRLAKIKESSLFIPSPETFSKSSIRWIGYDNVCTPYWSHSMMGFVARALPHALLTATIFRYFLGNRKRGQLNELQKKNILQRQSNQL encoded by the exons ATGGAATTACAAGAATTTTTCATAGTCCTAGCAATCACTATAGGGTTGGTATCTGTTTGTATATCTTTGATCAATTTTGCGAGATGGATATGGGTCATGTTTCTGAGACCTTCAAAGAAACTCAAGGAGTACGGATCATGGGCTATTATCACTGGCTCTGCTCAAGGAATTGGGAAAGCCCTTGCCTTTGAAATGGCTTCAAAGGGTCTCAACATTTTCTTGGTTGATAAAAACCATTCAACCCTTGAAGCTACCTCCAATGAATTAAGTGAAAAACATGGTTGGAGAGTTGAGATCAAGAGCATTGTGATGGACTTGGCCAAATTGAGTGGTGAGGAGATAGCTAAAACCATAGAGGAAGGAACGAAAGGGCTCGATGTTGGCATTTTGGTTAATAATGCAGGGATGTGTTACCCTTATCCAAGGTTTTTTCATGAGGTTGATTCAGAACTCATGGAGAACATTATGAAGGTGAACATGGAAGCAGCAACTTGGATGACTAAGGCTGTGCTTCCGGGAAtgctgaagaaaaagaaaggagcaATTGTCAACATTGGCTCTGCTTCCACTGAGATAgctccttcttttcctctgtACACTCTTTATGCCACAACAAAAGC GTACCTAAAACTGTTCTCAAGATGCATTAGTTTGGAATACAAGCAGCATGGAATTGACATTCAGTGTCAG GTTCCTGTGTTCGTCGCGACAAGGCTTGCGAAGATAAAGGAATCTTCCTTGTTCATCCCATCACCAGAAACGTTTAGCAAATCAAGCATTCGGTGGATTGGTTATGACAATGTTTGTACGCCCTACTGGAGCCACTCTATGATGGGGTTTGTAGCCCGTGCATTGCCCCATGCTCTCCTGACCGCGACCATTTTTCGGTATTTCCTTGGTAACAGAAAGAGAGGCCAATTGAATGAGTTGCAGAAGAAAAATATACTGCAACGACAGAGCAATCAACTATAG